The region tagcgacatgttatgaaacagttcaaaaatattggcaatatatcttgaagaaaagctcacaagtacttgccttacagggctttacaattATTACTGATCAGTTCTGAGCCGagtctgtcgctcaggctttaacgtccaaccactagatcccattggattcgacttcgacactcaggtttttctgttgaaactctactgagcttgtcgactgaccactaggttatctctagtccattgtccactttcggttttccgactagaacctacagggtcgaaatactctatgttagatacccagttatgcttgacatatcctcgctaatcacctacccatacgatatcaTATTACGAAtcgtaatcattcatattataataacacaaacCACAATTAGAGTTCACGTTTTCGAAATCGGTTCcatgttcgttttcagaaaatacttatacttgtcattttacgaaattagggttactgagtttcAGATAGAACAAttaccacaacatacaatcaatttcgtatatgtatttacttatactcgctcgacgtcccgataatcctcggatacgctcccgtatttccgtagttcaatttcccggaaatcggacaacgttccctttgtttatcggactacccgtcaaaACATCATCGAAGTCAATAacacaaatcacaatccaattttcacaattccacaaccattcccatacgaaactaattacatgactctttttatttattctataaaaattaggactcagaataaattcatcaccgtccaccgtcgacggcggtaaaattcgcgggtgcccgaaaaacatttcgggtttccaacgcgtattATACCGATTAAATCCATATTTATTCCCGCACAATAAATTTTATCTCACGAAACTTCGAATCAATTTATTCACTGCAGCaagtaaaataattaattaaattagtaAAATTTTTAAACACCACTGCGTGTAAACACACGCATAAACATCACCAATCGAACCAGACATTAAGAGGCCGGAAAGAATAAACGCAAGGCAACAACCACAGCTCTCGGCTGctatacacacatacatatacgcacgcgcgtatgtatatatatgcagaAACGGTCAAGGCCACGATAACAATTACCGGAATCAGGGGGTAGCAAGCGATCAGCACAGGGAACACCGAAGTAACGCCGGCGGCGGAACCGACGGTTTGTTCACCGAAAGAAACAAGGAAAACAGCGGCGGAACTCCGAAAAACCGGAGAAAACAGAGGGGGTGGGGATAGATATGTAAAAGAGGGAGAGAAGCACAGAGCGTGAGAGATAGATGAGAGAGACGAGAGCTGTGAGAATTAGAGAGATTTGATCGAGAGAAATCGAGAAATAAGTCTCGCGAAATTAAGAGATAAATGAAAAAGAGGGATGTTGCTGCTGTGTACACGTTGCactgaaaaaaaatatatatgtgtCTCTTTAATTGAATAACCATGAGACACGTGTTTTATTTACCTGAATAACCCCGTTTCAGTACAGTTTTAATTTGTTTCACGATATAAGGTGCAAATAATTACTAACCGAAATGAttccaaaataatcttaaaatattataaatatcccgaagttaattaaaacgtaaattttgaaattttaaaacaagttctgaaacacaatttatacccgcttttaacaaataacgaatcaacgcgcggatgaaattaatttaaaaaatccccagaataattttaaaattcccggaaattcccaacttaaataaatatgagtttcataatttttaaacaattctggaattaaatgcagattttacaattaaatgtaatcatAAAATCGTatagggttaaataattgataaaatattgatttctaaattttgtaaaatcccaaaaataattattgaaattttaaaatcatgaaactaattttagagacaatccaaatatttacgggtTTAAAACTctaataaaattacttttaaaaataaaacagaataatataactcaatctttaactacacattccaatcaTTGACACCAATAAATCatagacaaatagtatatatcaacatactgctaccaaaaccaagacacatattttatttaattaatacttgcacaattacatatttaaataattcaaaaattcacgagtcgttatagtgatgaagttagaatcccatgtttgtgtcatatagtaatcaatcccttttaatctcttaattaatattctttagtataatctcttagttaatcttagttataaacaatctcaattaattattcgtcttagcattgaataataaccataccattgttgtataagtgcattgattgaaattaacttaaaccagtctctgtgagaacggactagaattgattctatattacttgcaatcgcgtatacttgcgtgaatattagcgcgtattttcatCCTAACAATAGTGCCcacatctctctatttagcttcaatattgactcgaTTACGAGTACGAGTGACAAATATTTTACTATCAAATCAGAAAGTAAACACATAACATGTTactacctctcatctgagcaggtttTACTTCATTCATTAAAAAACCTATAAGGCTTTAATATCATGTTTAAGGAACTTTCCGTAGTTCTTGTCATTAGAAATTCAAGTACCGAATTTCTCTAAAAATTTTACATGGTTCACACGAACCTACATTTATGGCTCACCTACTGGGACAACCAGAAGAGGCCCAAGGAAGAACATAAATTTTCAATAGACCCACattcagtgatccttgatcaactgaAGCGTTAGGGTTAACAACTTTTCGGATTCTCTCTGAAGTTAAGCATAAATAGCTGATATTAATATTCACCGTATTAAATATCACatggatcactataataggctcgtgtgtcaCTGCTGCAGCAGACCGACACCAACACGTGAAATTAAAATTTAACTGGAGGAAAAGTCCAACCAGAGaaatataatttatgtgccgGCCCATAACCTGTACTTCAGGCACATTAGGTTTTTTAATATGGAGAATCCCGAGCAATTGTAAATCTGGTTCACTTCAGCTGCACAATTCGTCACATTGTTTAACAACAAACATATTACTTCATAATATCCAATGCAACATAAGTGAGAATACTAGAACAATTTTTTTCCGGTCAAACTATTGTTAACTAACAAGACACATTACATAATAAAACAAATTATGTCTCCTTTAATAGCTTTCCAAAGTCTCCATATAGACTAAAAGCATTTTGTTAACAAATAAAtctattaaaataagatatttaGAACTACATAGTTTGCATCACATTTATTCACAAACCTATGCTTGTAGTCTATTTTCTCCAATTAAATAGATACGCGGTAAGACCTTTATTTATCCAGTATTATAAGCTTgtgatataactccattattaaagattaaacaataataattgatgttttgtcatcactcaacaatgattaaaaattaatcaccaaataatcaagttccaCCTTGAAGGGTCACATCtatgtagccatatcatttaattgcatagcaaTATCATATTATAAATTTGCAAACACGCATGGAAGCTATAACATATACGATTCTTATATCAGTATACTAATAATTCCGAAATCAATTAAGAATGAAGAAACTCTAGCTCATATATATTATCAATCACCATGCTAATTAAATAAAACATAATAAGCTATCCATTAATAGAGAAAACATGGACAAATTATAAATTTCGGTTTAATCTACCAATTTTTAATGATTAACCCGAGAAACAGAAATCGCCAAATATGTCCATttgaatataagttgatcataaatcaataaccaGTAAAGCATCAATAGGCTTATAAGAAAATCAATTATCCAGCAACTTTGTGTTTACTTTTGTCTCGTACTTGTTATGCTTAAACAAATcaccacttaaaatcaaatttatattaatttcaagccCATGACAACAAGTCATCAACGAAATTAacgcactaaatttaatttaattaacgAGGCAAATAATGGCCACTTATATACCCATAAATATAGTGTACCATTTAGAGCCTATCAGTGATAAGTATAAGGCCGTGTtccaatttaaacaatcaaattgacttTTGCGTCTACTCACAAGAAAATATGAATATCGAAGAAAACCGCTTTAAGATTattatcaatcttgtacgatatagacattattatatatattgaatatataactaattcacaagaacattactaattcttaaatcacataagcatatataagaattaacaattaaattaggagaagggtttggGAAAACAAatagagattggatttaatctcgaaTTCAGAAACTGTCTCTTTAAAGCAGTTCTGTCCCGCACCATCCGtatttagcgacctgcttcccaggataaaacgagatactatTATAATCGATAAATTGAAAATACTCTCAGAGAACTTGAACTAAACCCGAAAACTATCACCAGAATATTTGGAAAATTAAAAACTGAAGAGACCGAGAATtaaagagatgactcttattttctcgacttaataaaaccggtgccctaagactctatttataaagagaggttTGAAATGACTGGtatttcttttcgatgtggtacatggtatttataagaaaaatcGAGAAttaggtttgtgctactctcgatggGGTATAAAACCCACTTTTGACATTAAAAAGGTCacactttggaacatcagttcttattcaccttttactcattttgacTGTATAAATATGCGTTAGAATCCACTCGAAAAGGAGAATACTTTCCAATAAATATATATCACTAACGTATAATATATCTCACTCTCATATAGAGTTTCAAAATGATTCACGACTTAGTCTAAAGTACTAATTTAACTAGTATAGTTTTCCACAAATAAGATGCAGATTTGGCATTTTGGTTGATTCATTGGACAAACTACCTATTTTCATTTAAGAAATGTATGTTGAATAATATGATTGTTTGTTTACTGTTGTGGCTAATCGATTTGCATATCCTCCGTTCATAGCAAAATTGCCCAGATAGAGTATCTTAACTTATTTTTTTGACAAACTTTAACAGTTCGAAGTACAATAATTTAGGACAAAAGACCCATGCGCCAGTTAAGCATTTAGAACATGAGACAGGCAATTCAACTTGTATATATATGTGACATCTTTGGAGTGCCTAGTTGAAATTAACTAAGAAAATTCAGTAAATATACACCTCACATTTGCAAAATACCCGAGTGAATAATGATCACATCCAGTACCAAAATTCTAATCGCTATTGGTGGAAAACATGGCTGATCATTTGATTTGTAGTATTTTCGTTTATCAAAGAAAGGGCCAACAATCCTCTTAAAAATCACTGTTTTCTAGTACTATACAAGTAATCAAGTACATGAGTATTAACTAATTACTGAGGACTGGTTTGATAGTTGATACAGTCTTTAAGAAATTAAGTATATGATATCCGTGACTCTGTATATTCTGAAATACAATCCAGGCTATGATTTACAGAGCCAAACAGCAATTACTAACATGCGTAATAGATTACCGCAACATAACCTTATTTACTTAAACCATCTAACGATAAAAGGTTACCACCATGACATACTTCCAAAGGATTGGATAGTGTCAGCTGCAAATCAATCCTCATAAGTACGGCACTCATCAGTCTCGGGATTATCCTTGCAGTACTCCTCCAACGGGTCCGATTCTTTCTTCTTGTCCCTTGCATGGCTAGCTGCTGCGCTCAACTCCTCTACCTCGTCCCATGCGGCAACACACTCTCCGCTCACAGGGTCACCTGCACAAGCCTCCTCCGCGTCCTTGATGCTCTCGGACACCTTT is a window of Apium graveolens cultivar Ventura chromosome 11, ASM990537v1, whole genome shotgun sequence DNA encoding:
- the LOC141697873 gene encoding calvin cycle protein CP12-2, chloroplastic-like, whose amino-acid sequence is MAATLSGVNLPTPRVFTRASEAPTIKSPWLKLSQPWKISTQFRSGRMILRPVAAKPADLSEKVSESIKDAEEACAGDPVSGECVAAWDEVEELSAAASHARDKKKESDPLEEYCKDNPETDECRTYED